One genomic segment of Hordeum vulgare subsp. vulgare chromosome 2H, MorexV3_pseudomolecules_assembly, whole genome shotgun sequence includes these proteins:
- the LOC123427638 gene encoding ent-kaur-16-ene synthase, chloroplastic-like isoform X4, protein MEIYWQAEEKSYGREAYMAYVAEGLGNMLDWNEVMKFQRKNGSLFNSPSTTAAALVHNYDDKALGYLDMLVSKFGGAVPTAYPLNMHCKLSMVDSLEKIGISQHFSSEIEGILDMAYSFWLQRDEEIMMDVATCAMAFRLLRMNGYDVSSDELSHLAEASSFHNSLQGYLNDTKSVLELFKASKVSVSEHELILDNIGHWSGSLLSEKLCSEGVQGLPIFGEMEYALKFPFYTTLERLDHKRNIEHFDARGSHILKTQYLPYGINEELLALAVEDFTFSQSIYQDELLHLDRWVKQNRLDQLQFARQKLTYCYLSAAATIFPPELSDARISWAKNGVLTTVVDDFFDVGGSKEELENLIALVEKWDEHHEDDFYSEQVKIVFCAIYTTVNQLGSIASAVQNRDVKNHLIEVWLHLLRSMMTEAEWQRSQYVPTMEEYMTNGVVSFALGPIVLPALYFVGEKLLGFVVKDQEYSELFRLMSTCGRLLNDSQGFEREGSEGKLNSVSLLVLHSGGSLSIEAAKNAIQKSIVASRRDLLRLVLKEGTGVPGACKELFWKMCKILHLFYFRTDGFSSPKEMASAVNAVINEPLRLSS, encoded by the exons GCAGGCCGAAGAGAAATCTTATGGTCGAGAAGCATATATGGCCTATGTTGCAGAAGGTTTAGGAAACATGCTGGACTGGAATGAAGTTATGAAGTTTCAGAGGAAGAATGGATCATTGTTCAACTCTCCCTCCACAACTGCTGCTGCGTTAGTCCACAACTATGATGATAAAGCCCTCGGGTACTTAGATATGCTCGTCAGTAAATTTGGTGGTGCAG TACCAACAGCGTATCCACTAAATATGCATTGCAAGCTTTCAATGGTGGACTCGCTTGAAAAGATTGGAATTTCTCAGCATTTTTCTAGTGAGATAGAGGGAATCTTGGACATGGCATACAG TTTCTGGTTACAGAGAGACGAGGAAATTATGATGGATGTAGCAACATGCGCAATGGCATTTCGCCTTCTACGGATGAATGGGTATGATGTATCTTCAG ATGAGCTGTCTCATCTTGCTGAAGCCTCCAGTTTCCATAATTCACTGCAAGGATATCTAAATGATACAAAGTCTGTACTGGAActattcaaggcttcaaaagtcaGTGTGTCAGAACATGAATTAATTCTAGATAACATAGGCCATTGGTCTGGCAGCTTACTGTCAGAAAAGTTGTGCTCTGAAGGGGTTCAAGGACTGCCAATCTTTGGAGAG ATGGAGTATGCCCTTAAGTTTCCCTTCTATACTACGCTGGAACGTCTAGACCACAAGAGGAACATCGAACATTTTGATGCTAGAGGTTCTCACATCTTGAAGACACAATACTT GCCATATGGTATCAACGAAGAACTTTTGGCTTTGGCTGTTGAAGATTTCACATTTTCTCAATCTATCTACCAGGATGAACTCCTGCATCTTGATAG GTGGGTGAAACAAAACAGGTTGGACCAGCTACAGTTTGCTCGACAGAAGTTGACATATTGTTATCTCTCTGCTGCTGCTACGATTTTTCCTCCTGAACTTTCTGATGCTCGCATATCTTGGGCCAAAAACGGTGTGCTCACAACCGTTGTTGATGACTTCTTCGATGTTGGAggatcaaaagaagaactagaaaACCTCATAGCATTAGTTGAGAA GTGGGAtgagcatcacgaagatgattTCTATTCTGAGCAAGTTAAGATTGTATTTTGTGCTATCTATACCACAGTGAACCAGCTTGGATCAATCGCTTCTGCAGTACAAAACCGCGACGTTAAAAATCACCTGATAGAAGTA TGGCTACATTTATTGAGGTCTATGATGACCGAGGCAGAATGGCAGAGGAGCCAATATGTACCAACAATGGAAGAATACATGACAAATGGGGTTGTTTCATTCGCACTGGGGCCCATTGTGCTTCCAGCATTGTATTTTGTCGGGGAAAAGCTCTTGGGCTTTGTTGTCAAAGATCAAGAGTACAGTGAGTTATTTAGGCTAATGAGCACCTGCGGCCGTCTCCTCAATGACAGCCAAGGCTTTGAG AGGGAGGGCAGCGAGGGGAAACTGAACAGCGTTTCGCTACTCGTTCTTCACAGTGGTGGTTCTCTGTCCATAGAAGCGGCTAAGAATGCGATACAGAAGTCCATAGTCGCTTCTAGGCGAGACTTGCTAAGATTGGTCCTCAAGGAAGGCACGGGTGTTCCCGGGGCATGCAAGGAGCTGTTCTGGAAGATGTGCAAGATACTTCACCTGTTCTACTTCCGGACCGACGGCTTCAGCTCGCCAAAGGAAATGGCCAGCGCCGTGAATGCTGTTATCAACGAGCCACTCAGGCTCTCAAGTTAG
- the LOC123427637 gene encoding histone H4, which translates to MSGRGKGGKGLGKGGAKRHRKVLRDNIQGITKPAIRRLARRGGVKRISGLIYEETRGVLKIFLENVIRDAVTYTEHARRKTVTAMDVVYALKRQGRTLYGFGG; encoded by the coding sequence ATGTCTGGCCGCGGCAAGGGAGGGAAGGGGCTGGGTAAGGGTGGCGCCAAGCGCCACCGGAAGGTGCTCCGTGACAACATCCAGGGCATCACGAAGCCGGCCATCCGTCGCCTGGCTCGCCGTGGCGGCGTGAAGCGCATCTCGGGGCTCATCTACGAGGAGACCCGCGGCGTGCTCAAGATCTTCCTCGAGAACGTCATCCGCGACGCCGTCACCTACACCGAGCACGCCCGCCGCAAGACCGTCACCGCCATGGACGTCGTCTACGCCCTCAAGCGACAGGGGCGAACCCTCTACGGATTCGGCGGCTAG